In a single window of the Rhineura floridana isolate rRhiFlo1 chromosome 3, rRhiFlo1.hap2, whole genome shotgun sequence genome:
- the IL17B gene encoding interleukin-17B, which produces MEWAPKLMVVCAICLSVTLGATPETKEQSKGPKGKKRGSAKIKVQHQNAQESSPDPVLRVNPGASTDYTLVEDYERSIHEMVSQLRNSSEPLDTKCQVNLRLWMSNKRSLSPWAYRINHDAARIPVNIPEAHCLCTGCINPFTMQEDRTMVSIPIHSKIPVRRLLCDPSTPHRKKKRCHKEYKTVMETIAVGCTCIF; this is translated from the exons ATGGAGTGGGCTCCAAAACTG ATGGTTGTCTGTGCAATCTGCCTTTCCGTCACACTTGGTGCCACCCCAGAAACAAAAGAGCAAAGCAAAGGGCCTAAAGGGAAGAAAAGAGGATCAGCAAAGATCAAGGTTCAGCACCAGAATGCTCAAGAATCCTCACCTGACCCAGTACTAAGAGTAAACCCAGGGGCCTCTACTGACTATACCCTCGTGGAGGATTATGAACGGAGCATCCATGAGATGGTTAGTCAGCTGCGGAACAGTTCTGAGCCTCTGGATACCAAGTGCCAGGTCAACTTGAGACTCTGGATGTCGAACAAAAGGAGTTTGTCTCCTTGGGCCTACAG GATAAACCACGATGCAGCACGAATCCCAGTCAACATcccagaggcacactgcctgtGTACAGGATGCATTAATCCCTTCACCATGCAGGAAGACCGCACCATGGTCAGCATCCCCATCCACAGCAAAATCCCAGTGCGCCGACTGTTGTGCGATCCAAGCACCCCTCACAGGAAGAAGAAAAGGTGCCACAAAGAGTACAAGACTGTTATGGAGACTATTGCTGTGGGCTGCACTTGTATCTTCTAA
- the PCYOX1L gene encoding prenylcysteine oxidase-like has translation MTAEVHQLPYASRLLLFLTVVAVGVKWTEPSVAAAGDAPPGKIAIVGAGIGGSSVAHFLQQHFGPQVQLDVYEKDTVGGRLATVTVNKQQYESGGASIHSLNLHMQDFVKLLGLKHRRELAGKSAIFNGEQLVLEETDWYLLNLFRLWWHYGMSFLRLQMWVEEVMEKFMRIYKYQAHGYAFSRLEELLHSLGGDTFVNMTQRSVAESLLEVGITQRFIDDVIVAILRASYGQSVLIPAFAGAMSLAGAQGNMWAVEGGNKLVCSGLLKLTKANIIEAAVSAISLHSSEGKTFYQVHYEDEEGQGSSFYDIVIIATQLHDSKSSITFQNFDPPIAEFPGIFHTTVSSIIHGYLNSSYFGFPDPKLFPFASILTADAPTIFFNSMDNICPVNISGTFRRKQPQEAAIWRVHSRHPLEKQELKTLFRSYYSVQVTEWQACPDYGSVKTLPPIVLHDNLYYLNSMEWAASSMEMAAVAAKNVALLAYNFWYHDLGKIDQKDLMHKVKTEL, from the exons ATGACGGCGGAGGTGCATCAGCTGCCTTATGCATCCCGGCTCCTTTTGTTTCTAACCGTAGTAGCTGTAGGGGTGAAGTGGACGGAACCCTCTGTCGCTGCAGCAGGGGATGCTCCACCCGGCAAAATAG CTATTGTGGGAGCCGGGATTGGAGGCTCATCAGTGGCACACTTCCTGCAGCAGCATTTCGGGCCACAGGTACAGCTGGACGTGTACGAAAAGGACACAGTGGGAGGTCGCCTAGCCACAGTCACTGTCAACAAACAGCAGTATGAAAGCGGCGGGGCCTCCATTCATTCACTGAACTTGCACATGCAGGACTTCGTTAAGCTCCTGG GACTGAAGCACCGCCGAGAATTGGCAGGGAAGAGTGCTATCTTTAATGGTGAGCAGTTGGTCCTGGAGGAGACGGACTGGTATCTGCTGAACCTCTTCCGGCTCTGGTGGCACTATGGCATGAGCTTTCTGCGCCTGCAAATGTGGGTGGAAGAAGTAATGGAGAAGTTCATGAG GATTTACAAATACCAGGCCCACGGCTATGCATTCTCTCGCCTCGAGGAACTCTTGCATTCACTGGGTGGTGACACCTTTGTCAACATGACACAGCGCTCTGTGGCAGAGTCCCTGTTGGAGGTGGGCATCACACAGCGCTTCATTGATGATGTCATTGTGGCCATTCTCCGCGCCAGCTATGGACAATCAGTACTGATACCTGCATTTGCAG GGGCCATGTCACTAGCAGGGGCACAGGGCAACATGTGGGCTGTAGAAGGTGGCAACAAGCTGGTATGCTCAGGTTTGCTGAAGCTCACGAAAGCCAACATAATTGAGGCTGCTGTGTCTGCCATCTCCCTGCACAGTTCAG aaggaaaaaccTTCTACCAGGTGCACTATGAGGATGAGGAAGGCCAGGGCTCTAGCTTCTATGACATAGTGATCATTGCCACTCAACTGCACGATAGCAAGAGCAGCATAACCTTTCAGAACTTTGACCCTCCCATCGCTGAGTTCCCAGGAATTTTTCACACCACTGTCTCTTCCATCATTCATGGCTACCTCAACTCCTCTTATTTTGGCTTCCCGGATCCAAAGCTCTTCCCTTTTGCCAGTATCCTCACTGCAGATGCTCCCACCATCTTCTTCAATTCCATGGATAACATTTGCCCTGTCAATATATCCGGTACCTTCAGGCGAAAGCAGCCCCAGGAGGCAGCCATATGGCGAGTTCACTCTCGGCATCCCTTGGAGAAGCAAGAGCTGAAGACTCTGTTCCGTTCCTACTACTCTGTCCAGGTGACAGAGTGGCAGGCATGTCCTGACTATGGATCTGTCAAGACCCTCCCGCCCATTGTTCTCCACGATAACCTCTACTACCTCAACAGTATGGAGTGGGCAGCCAGCTCAATGGAAATGGCTGCTGTGGCAGCCAAAAACGTGGCCCTCTTAGCCTACAACTTCTGGTATCATGACCTAGGGAAAATAGACCAGAAGGACCTGATGCACAAAGTGAAAACTGAGCTGTGA